In Streptococcus dysgalactiae subsp. dysgalactiae, the following are encoded in one genomic region:
- the ruvX gene encoding Holliday junction resolvase RuvX: MRIMGLDVGSKTVGVAISDPLGFTAQGLEIIKIDEEKEEFGFERLGELVKQYQVDQFVVGLPKNMNNTSGPRVEASKAYGEKIESLFSLPVHYQDERLTTVEAERMLIEQADVSRGKRKKVIDKLAAQLILQNYLDRNY, encoded by the coding sequence ATGAGAATAATGGGACTCGATGTCGGCTCGAAGACTGTTGGTGTAGCCATTAGTGACCCTCTTGGTTTTACGGCTCAAGGCCTTGAAATTATCAAAATTGATGAAGAAAAAGAAGAATTTGGCTTTGAACGTCTAGGTGAGCTTGTCAAGCAATACCAAGTTGATCAGTTTGTTGTGGGTTTGCCAAAAAATATGAACAATACTAGCGGCCCACGTGTGGAAGCCAGTAAAGCTTACGGAGAAAAAATAGAAAGTCTCTTTAGCCTTCCCGTTCATTATCAAGATGAGCGATTGACAACTGTTGAAGCTGAACGTATGCTGATTGAACAGGCTGATGTTAGCCGTGGAAAACGTAAGAAAGTTATTGATAAATTAGCAGCTCAGCTAATCCTACAAAATTATCTAGATCGCAATTATTAA
- a CDS encoding competence/damage-inducible protein A: MKAELIAVGTEILTGQIVNTNAQFLSEKMAELGIDVYFQTAVGDNEERLLSVIATASQRSDLVILCGGLGPTEDDLTKQTLAKYLNRDLVFEEQASQKLDDFYASRKESSRTANNAKQAQIIAGSSPLQNRTGLAVGGLITVNKVTYVVLPGPPSELKPMVNEELLPLLSTQSRKLYSRVLRFFGIGESQLVTVLSDLIENQTDPTIAPYAKTGEVTLRLSTKAENQTLADTKLDQLEAQLLSRKTPDNQSLSDFLYGYREDNSLAREVFELLVKYDKTITAAESLTAGLFQSTLASFPGASQVFNGGFVTYSMEEKAKMLGIPLEDLTSYGVVSAYTAEKMAEQARLLTGADIGVSLTGVAGPDMLEDQPAGTVFIGLATQNKVESMKVLIGRRSRSDVRHIATLHAFNMVRKTLLKPENLL, translated from the coding sequence ATGAAAGCTGAACTGATTGCAGTAGGTACCGAAATTTTGACTGGTCAAATTGTGAATACTAATGCTCAATTTCTGTCGGAAAAAATGGCAGAGCTAGGTATTGATGTCTATTTTCAAACGGCTGTTGGGGACAACGAGGAGCGTTTACTTTCAGTGATTGCAACTGCTAGTCAGCGGAGTGATTTGGTCATTTTATGTGGTGGTCTTGGCCCCACGGAAGATGATTTAACCAAGCAGACTTTAGCAAAATACCTTAATAGAGATTTGGTCTTTGAAGAACAAGCTAGTCAAAAATTAGACGATTTTTATGCCAGTCGTAAAGAGTCGTCTCGAACGGCAAATAATGCTAAGCAGGCTCAAATCATTGCTGGTTCAAGCCCTCTGCAAAATAGAACAGGACTCGCAGTGGGGGGCTTAATCACTGTTAATAAGGTGACTTATGTTGTTTTACCAGGGCCGCCAAGTGAATTAAAACCTATGGTTAATGAGGAACTGCTTCCTCTTTTGTCCACACAATCTCGCAAACTTTACTCGAGAGTCTTACGATTTTTTGGGATTGGTGAGAGTCAGCTGGTGACGGTCTTATCAGACCTTATTGAGAATCAAACTGACCCTACCATTGCACCTTATGCCAAAACTGGTGAAGTGACCCTTCGTTTATCAACGAAAGCTGAAAATCAAACATTAGCAGATACGAAATTAGATCAACTAGAAGCGCAGCTATTGTCGCGAAAAACTCCTGACAACCAGTCGTTATCAGATTTTCTTTATGGCTATAGAGAGGATAATTCCTTAGCGCGTGAGGTATTTGAGCTCTTAGTAAAATATGATAAGACAATTACAGCAGCAGAAAGTCTAACCGCGGGATTATTTCAGTCAACTTTGGCGAGTTTTCCAGGAGCTTCTCAAGTATTCAATGGAGGCTTTGTGACTTATAGCATGGAAGAAAAAGCGAAAATGCTAGGCATTCCTCTAGAGGATTTGACATCGTATGGAGTTGTTAGTGCTTATACGGCTGAGAAGATGGCGGAGCAAGCAAGATTATTGACTGGTGCTGATATTGGGGTAAGTTTAACAGGTGTTGCCGGACCAGATATGTTGGAGGACCAGCCTGCAGGTACAGTTTTCATTGGTCTTGCCACTCAAAATAAGGTAGAATCAATGAAGGTTTTAATCGGGAGACGGAGCCGTTCAGATGTGCGTCATATTGCGACTTTACATGCTTTTAATATGGTCCGTAAAACTTTATTAAAACCTGAAAATTTGCTATAA
- a CDS encoding IreB family regulatory phosphoprotein: protein MGFTDETVRFKLDDGDKKEISETLTAVYHSLDEKGYNPINQIVGYVLSGDPAYVPRYNDARNQIRKYERDEIVEELVRYYLQGNGIDVK, encoded by the coding sequence ATGGGATTTACAGATGAAACCGTCCGCTTTAAATTGGATGATGGCGACAAAAAGGAGATTAGTGAAACATTGACTGCCGTCTATCATTCACTGGATGAAAAAGGCTATAATCCAATTAATCAAATTGTAGGTTATGTCTTAAGTGGGGACCCAGCTTATGTTCCTCGTTACAATGATGCTCGAAATCAAATTCGTAAATATGAGCGTGATGAGATTGTAGAAGAGCTTGTCCGCTATTATTTGCAAGGAAATGGGATTGACGTTAAATGA
- a CDS encoding glycosyltransferase family protein produces the protein MTQLNDELIRKETIQLANDGPTIHTTKYETKVPTLHKSYLLFFSLILSALTIAVPFFTDAADSLQSQNLYIGMMLTKGQIPYSDVFTTGGLLYFVVIALSYYLGTTLWLVFVQAFCFYLSGLYLYKLINYFTSFQKVALAFSIGYYFLSLGLGFGGLYPIQLAMPFVLVSAWFLTKYFADLIKDEAFILFGFMGALSMLIEPRTLIFWVLACVTVLVYNIHQKHLARGFYQLLASIWGMILVFYTAGYFILNLQILNPYLAQAVAYQFTFFRVGDLSLPLGVGIQILLALGLGLLTGVFSFIKQLKTSSDVVIKWLFTFVILGNLIVAALSQDYQPYHLLAVLPFGLILTAIPIGQWYELDLGQRSHRRRRGNRTGMGRVLSLYLKKHFYLPFVLMLAAIAYPSYHTITSMATNQERSHIASYLQKQLDGHQPIYVWDNTSKIYLESKAKSVSQFSSPNVNTKKISHQKILEDELLENKAVYIVVNQKMKLPTIIRNMLSSNYKIDQKIDVKGFTLYRKK, from the coding sequence GTGACTCAGTTAAACGACGAATTAATTCGAAAAGAAACGATACAATTGGCCAATGATGGTCCAACTATTCATACAACAAAATATGAGACTAAGGTTCCAACGCTTCATAAATCTTATTTGCTATTTTTTAGTCTTATCCTTAGTGCACTGACAATTGCAGTTCCGTTTTTCACTGATGCTGCTGACAGTCTTCAGTCTCAAAATTTATACATTGGGATGATGTTGACAAAAGGGCAAATCCCATATAGTGACGTCTTTACAACTGGTGGTTTGTTATACTTTGTAGTTATTGCGCTCAGCTATTATCTAGGGACAACCCTTTGGTTGGTTTTTGTTCAGGCTTTTTGTTTCTATTTGTCGGGACTCTATCTTTACAAGCTTATTAATTATTTTACTAGTTTTCAAAAGGTTGCCTTGGCTTTTTCAATCGGTTATTACTTCTTATCGTTAGGTCTTGGCTTTGGGGGACTCTACCCTATTCAGTTAGCGATGCCCTTTGTTTTGGTTTCTGCCTGGTTTTTAACCAAGTACTTTGCGGACTTGATAAAGGATGAGGCCTTTATTCTGTTTGGGTTTATGGGAGCTCTTTCCATGCTAATTGAACCTAGAACATTGATTTTTTGGGTTCTCGCTTGTGTCACAGTGCTTGTTTACAATATCCATCAAAAACATCTTGCAAGAGGATTTTACCAATTATTAGCTTCTATCTGGGGAATGATTTTGGTTTTTTACACGGCAGGTTATTTTATTTTGAACTTGCAAATATTAAATCCCTACTTAGCTCAAGCTGTGGCTTATCAATTTACTTTTTTTAGAGTAGGCGATCTCTCTCTGCCACTTGGTGTAGGCATTCAGATTCTTCTTGCTCTAGGGCTAGGTTTATTAACTGGCGTCTTTAGTTTTATCAAACAACTTAAAACATCTTCGGACGTGGTGATTAAATGGCTATTTACTTTCGTTATTTTGGGAAATCTTATTGTGGCAGCCTTGTCTCAGGATTACCAGCCTTACCATCTTTTAGCGGTTTTACCATTTGGTTTGATACTAACAGCTATACCAATTGGGCAATGGTATGAGTTAGATTTAGGTCAACGCAGTCATCGTCGACGTCGTGGTAATAGAACTGGGATGGGACGTGTTCTTTCACTATACCTTAAGAAACACTTCTATTTGCCGTTTGTGTTGATGCTAGCGGCGATAGCTTATCCTTCTTACCATACCATTACTAGTATGGCTACTAACCAGGAACGTTCTCATATCGCTAGCTACTTGCAAAAACAATTAGATGGTCATCAACCTATCTATGTCTGGGATAATACCTCTAAAATCTATCTAGAGAGTAAGGCTAAATCAGTGTCACAATTTAGTTCACCAAACGTCAACACGAAGAAGATCAGTCATCAAAAAATTCTAGAAGATGAATTGCTGGAAAATAAAGCAGTTTATATTGTGGTTAATCAAAAAATGAAATTGCCAACAATCATTCGTAACATGTTATCTTCTAATTATAAAATCGATCAAAAGATTGATGTGAAAGGCTTTACCCTCTATCGTAAAAAATAA
- a CDS encoding DNA-3-methyladenine glycosylase I yields MKRCSWVPKDNQLYCDYHDLEWGQPLDDDRDFFELLCLESYQSGLSWLTVLKKRQTFRTVFHDYDISAVAAFTDEEMADALQNPSIIRHKLKLAATVNNAIAVQKIQEEFGSFTTYLWDFVGGKPIDNLVNQEHPVPAQTDLSVRLAKDLKKRGFRFLGPTTVYSFMQASGLVNDHEETCAFKLITTKRR; encoded by the coding sequence ATGAAACGTTGCTCATGGGTTCCTAAGGATAACCAGCTTTACTGTGATTACCACGATTTAGAATGGGGTCAACCCCTGGATGATGATAGAGATTTTTTTGAATTGCTGTGCCTTGAAAGTTACCAGTCCGGGTTATCCTGGCTGACGGTTTTGAAAAAACGCCAAACTTTCAGAACTGTTTTTCATGATTATGACATTTCGGCTGTGGCAGCCTTTACCGATGAGGAGATGGCTGATGCATTACAGAATCCATCCATTATCCGCCACAAGCTAAAGTTAGCAGCAACTGTCAACAATGCTATCGCAGTACAGAAAATTCAAGAAGAATTTGGTAGTTTTACCACTTATCTCTGGGATTTTGTTGGGGGAAAGCCAATTGACAACCTTGTCAATCAAGAGCACCCTGTTCCTGCTCAGACAGATTTATCTGTTCGCTTAGCTAAGGATTTAAAGAAAAGAGGATTTAGATTTTTAGGACCTACAACGGTTTATTCTTTTATGCAAGCATCGGGTCTGGTAAATGACCATGAAGAAACGTGTGCTTTTAAGTTAATAACAACTAAAAGGAGATAG
- the mutL gene encoding DNA mismatch repair endonuclease MutL, which translates to MSKIIELPEVLANQIAAGEVVERPASVVKELVENAIDAKSSQVTIDIEESGLKKIQITDNGEGMSSEDLPLSLRRHATSKIKNQSDLFRIRTLGFRGEALPSVASISKITIKTATKEAAYGSLLIATGGEIETLEETSTPVGTKIKVENLFYNTPARLKYMKSLQAELAHIVDVVNRLSLAHPEIAFTLISDGRQLTQTSGTGDLRQAIAGIYGLNTAKKMIPISSADLDFEVSGYVSLPELTRANRNYMTILINGRYIKNFLLNRAILDGYGSKLMVGRFPIVVIDIQIDPYLADVNVHPTKQEVRISKERELMALISTAISESLKEQDLIPDALENLAKSSTRHFSKPEQTQLPLQSKGLYYDPQKNDFFVKESDVSEKLPESNFHDTEIDKTVKDQRTEQFPDLGENTRFSSVKRASRSQDEVTDADHPGFDLKNKQKLSQMLTRLENEERSVFPELDYFGQMHGTYLFAQGKDGLFIIDQHAAQERVKYEYYRDKIGEVDSSLQQLLVPYLFEFSGSDFINLQEKMALLNEVGIFLEVYGHNTFILREHPIWMKEEEIASGVYEMCDMLLLTNEVSIKTYRAELAIMMSCKRSIKANHSLDDYSARNLLLQLAQCQNPYNCPHGRPVLINFSKADMEKMFRRIQENHTSLRELGKY; encoded by the coding sequence ATATCAAAAATTATTGAATTACCAGAAGTTCTCGCCAACCAAATTGCAGCTGGTGAAGTTGTAGAAAGGCCAGCGAGTGTTGTCAAGGAATTGGTTGAGAATGCTATCGATGCTAAGAGTAGCCAAGTCACCATTGATATTGAAGAGTCTGGTCTCAAAAAGATACAGATTACGGACAATGGTGAAGGGATGTCATCTGAAGATCTCCCTTTGAGCTTGCGGCGACATGCGACCAGTAAAATCAAAAATCAGAGTGATCTCTTTCGAATTAGAACGCTTGGTTTTAGGGGAGAAGCTTTACCATCGGTTGCTTCTATCAGCAAAATTACGATAAAAACAGCTACTAAGGAAGCTGCTTATGGCTCTCTACTAATTGCAACTGGTGGAGAGATTGAAACGCTTGAGGAAACCTCGACGCCTGTAGGTACCAAGATTAAGGTTGAAAACCTTTTTTATAATACACCTGCTCGCCTCAAATACATGAAAAGTTTACAGGCAGAGTTAGCTCATATTGTTGATGTGGTTAATCGTTTGAGTTTGGCTCATCCAGAAATTGCTTTCACCCTGATTAGTGATGGCCGTCAATTAACTCAGACGTCAGGGACGGGAGATCTTCGGCAGGCTATTGCGGGCATTTATGGCTTGAATACTGCGAAGAAAATGATTCCTATTTCCAGTGCTGATTTGGACTTTGAAGTGTCTGGCTATGTCAGTTTACCAGAGTTGACACGCGCTAACCGCAATTATATGACCATTTTAATCAATGGACGCTACATTAAAAATTTCTTGCTCAATCGGGCTATTTTAGATGGTTATGGCTCTAAGTTGATGGTTGGACGTTTCCCAATTGTTGTGATTGATATTCAGATTGACCCCTATTTGGCCGATGTCAATGTTCACCCTACTAAGCAAGAGGTCCGTATTTCAAAAGAGCGTGAGTTGATGGCTTTAATTAGTACGGCGATTTCTGAAAGTCTTAAGGAGCAAGATTTGATTCCAGATGCTCTGGAGAACTTAGCTAAATCAAGCACACGACACTTTTCTAAACCAGAGCAAACACAACTTCCATTACAATCTAAAGGGCTTTATTATGATCCTCAAAAGAATGATTTTTTTGTCAAAGAATCAGACGTTTCTGAAAAACTGCCTGAGAGTAATTTTCATGATACAGAGATTGACAAGACTGTAAAGGATCAAAGAACGGAGCAGTTTCCTGATTTAGGAGAGAATACAAGATTTTCCTCAGTAAAACGTGCTAGTCGATCACAGGATGAGGTAACTGATGCTGATCACCCTGGATTTGATTTGAAAAACAAACAGAAATTATCTCAAATGCTAACCCGTTTGGAAAATGAAGAGCGATCGGTATTTCCTGAATTGGATTATTTTGGTCAGATGCACGGCACTTATCTCTTTGCTCAGGGAAAAGATGGTTTATTTATCATTGACCAACACGCTGCCCAAGAGCGGGTTAAATACGAATATTATCGTGATAAGATAGGTGAAGTTGACAGTAGTTTACAGCAATTGTTGGTGCCCTATTTGTTTGAGTTTTCCGGCTCGGATTTCATTAATTTACAGGAGAAAATGGCACTCTTAAATGAAGTTGGCATCTTTCTGGAAGTGTATGGGCACAATACTTTCATCTTGAGGGAGCATCCTATCTGGATGAAAGAAGAAGAGATTGCATCTGGTGTCTATGAAATGTGTGACATGTTACTTCTAACCAATGAGGTATCTATCAAAACTTACCGAGCAGAGTTAGCTATTATGATGAGTTGTAAACGATCTATCAAGGCAAATCATAGCTTGGATGATTATTCAGCAAGAAATCTGCTGCTGCAATTGGCGCAATGTCAAAATCCTTATAACTGCCCTCATGGTAGACCCGTGTTGATTAATTTCAGTAAAGCAGATATGGAAAAAATGTTCCGTCGTATCCAAGAAAATCATACTAGCCTGCGAGAACTAGGAAAATATTAG
- the recA gene encoding recombinase RecA, with protein sequence MAKKLKKNEEITKKFGDERRKALDDALKNIEKDFGKGAVMRLGERAEQKVQVMSSGSLALDIALGAGGYPKGRIIEIYGPESSGKTTVALHAVAQAQKEGGIAAFIDAEHALDPAYAAALGVNIDELLLSQPDSGEQGLEIAGKLIDSGAVDLVVVDSVAALVPRAEIDGDIGDSHVGLQARMMSQAMRKLSASINKTKTIAIFINQLREKVGVMFGNPETTPGGRALKFYASVRLDVRGTTQIKGTGDQKDSSIGKETKIKVVKNKVAPPFKVAEVEIMYGEGISRTGELVKIASDLDIIQKAGAWFSYNGEKIGQGSENAKRYLADHPELFDEIDRKVRVKFGLLEESEEESAMVMATEETDDLVLDLDNGIEIED encoded by the coding sequence TTGGCAAAAAAATTGAAAAAAAACGAAGAAATCACTAAAAAATTTGGTGACGAGCGTCGTAAGGCACTTGATGATGCCCTAAAAAATATTGAAAAAGATTTTGGTAAGGGTGCAGTGATGCGCTTGGGAGAACGTGCAGAGCAAAAAGTTCAGGTTATGAGTTCAGGAAGCCTAGCTCTTGATATTGCGCTTGGAGCGGGTGGTTATCCTAAAGGACGTATCATTGAGATCTATGGTCCAGAATCTTCCGGTAAAACAACTGTGGCTTTACATGCTGTGGCACAAGCTCAAAAAGAAGGTGGAATCGCAGCCTTTATCGATGCCGAGCATGCGCTTGATCCAGCTTACGCTGCTGCGCTTGGGGTTAATATTGATGAACTCCTTTTGTCTCAACCAGATTCTGGAGAACAAGGACTTGAAATTGCAGGTAAGTTGATTGATTCTGGTGCGGTTGACTTGGTTGTTGTCGATTCAGTAGCAGCTTTAGTGCCACGTGCTGAAATTGATGGTGATATTGGCGATAGCCATGTCGGATTGCAAGCACGTATGATGAGTCAGGCGATGCGTAAGCTATCGGCTTCTATTAACAAAACAAAAACTATCGCTATCTTTATTAACCAATTGCGTGAAAAAGTTGGTGTGATGTTTGGAAATCCTGAAACAACACCGGGTGGTCGTGCCTTGAAATTCTATGCTTCTGTTCGTTTAGATGTGCGTGGAACCACTCAAATTAAAGGAACTGGTGACCAAAAAGACAGTAGTATTGGTAAAGAAACAAAAATCAAAGTTGTTAAAAACAAGGTAGCTCCTCCGTTTAAAGTGGCAGAGGTTGAAATCATGTATGGAGAAGGCATTTCCCGTACTGGAGAGCTTGTGAAAATTGCTTCTGATTTGGACATTATCCAAAAAGCAGGTGCTTGGTTCTCTTATAATGGTGAGAAAATTGGTCAAGGTTCTGAAAATGCTAAGCGTTATTTGGCGGATCATCCAGAATTATTTGATGAGATTGATCGTAAAGTACGTGTTAAATTTGGTTTGCTTGAAGAAAGCGAAGAAGAATCTGCTATGGTAATGGCGACAGAAGAAACCGATGATCTTGTTTTAGATTTAGATAACGGGATTGAAATTGAAGATTAA
- the ruvA gene encoding Holliday junction branch migration protein RuvA, translated as MYDYIKGQLTKITAKYIVVETNGLGYIINVANPYSFTDSVNQLVTIYLHQVIREDAHLLFGFHTEDEKDVFLKLISVSGIGPTTALAIVAVDDNRGLVNAIDTSDIKYLTKFPKIGKKTAQQMVLDLAGKFVEVPQETSKAQPPTSSNNDELDEAIEALLALGYKATELKKIRAFFEGTSETAEQYIKSALKLLMKG; from the coding sequence ATGTACGATTATATTAAAGGTCAATTGACCAAAATTACGGCAAAATACATTGTCGTTGAAACCAATGGACTGGGCTATATTATCAATGTAGCCAATCCTTATAGCTTTACAGATAGTGTCAACCAACTGGTAACTATTTACCTGCATCAAGTGATTCGTGAGGACGCTCACTTGTTGTTTGGGTTCCATACGGAAGACGAAAAAGATGTTTTTCTGAAATTAATTTCTGTATCAGGCATTGGTCCGACAACAGCTCTCGCTATTGTGGCAGTTGATGATAATCGGGGTCTTGTTAACGCCATTGATACCAGTGACATCAAATACCTGACTAAATTTCCTAAAATCGGAAAAAAAACGGCACAACAGATGGTTCTTGACTTAGCCGGAAAATTTGTGGAGGTTCCACAAGAGACTAGTAAAGCACAACCACCTACCTCCTCAAACAATGACGAGTTGGATGAGGCTATTGAAGCCCTTCTTGCCCTAGGTTATAAAGCAACAGAACTGAAAAAAATTCGTGCCTTCTTTGAGGGGACCTCTGAGACGGCAGAGCAATACATCAAATCAGCATTGAAACTGTTAATGAAAGGGTAG
- the spx gene encoding transcriptional regulator Spx, translating into MIKIYTISSCTSCKKAKTWLNAHKLPYKEQNLGKEPLTKEEILAILSKTENGVESIVSSKNRYAKALNCDIEELSVSEVIDLIQDNPRILKSPILIDDKRLQVGYKEDDIRAFLPRSIRNIENTEARLRAAL; encoded by the coding sequence ATGATTAAAATTTATACGATTTCAAGTTGTACGAGCTGTAAAAAGGCAAAAACTTGGTTAAATGCCCACAAGCTCCCTTATAAAGAACAGAATTTGGGAAAAGAACCACTAACAAAAGAAGAAATTTTAGCCATCTTATCAAAAACTGAGAATGGTGTGGAAAGTATCGTTTCATCTAAGAATCGATATGCCAAGGCACTTAATTGTGATATTGAAGAGCTAAGTGTTAGTGAAGTGATTGATTTGATTCAGGATAACCCTCGTATTCTTAAAAGTCCGATTCTAATTGATGACAAACGCCTTCAAGTGGGTTATAAGGAAGATGATATTCGCGCTTTCCTTCCACGCTCTATTCGTAATATTGAAAATACTGAAGCACGTTTACGTGCAGCACTTTAA
- a CDS encoding MDR family MFS transporter, giving the protein MQEFLNLPKQIQLRQLVRFVTITLGSSIFPFMAMYYTTYFGTFWTGLLMMITSLMGFVGTLYGGHLSDALGRKKVIMIGSVGTTLGWFLTILANLPNAAIPWLTFAGILLVEIASSFYGPAYEAMLIDLTDESNRRFVYTINYWFINIAVMFGAGLSGLFYDHHFLALLVALLLVNVLCFGVAYYYFDETRPETHAFDHGKGLLDSFQNYRQVFHDRAFVLFTLGAIFSGSIWMQMDNYVPVHLKLYFQPTTVLGFQVTSSKMLSLMVFTNTLLIVLFMTIVNKLTEKWKLLPQLVIGSLVFTLGMLLAFTFTQLYAIWLSVVLLTFGEMINVPASQVLRANMMDHSKIGSYTGFVSMAHPLGAILASLLVSVSHFTGPLGVQCLFVVIALLGVYFTVVSAKMKKV; this is encoded by the coding sequence ATGCAAGAGTTTTTAAACCTTCCCAAGCAGATTCAGCTGAGGCAACTGGTACGCTTTGTGACCATTACCTTAGGCAGTAGTATCTTTCCCTTTATGGCCATGTATTATACGACTTACTTTGGTACTTTTTGGACAGGCCTTTTAATGATGATTACCAGTTTGATGGGATTTGTTGGAACTTTATATGGTGGGCATCTGTCAGATGCTCTTGGTCGCAAAAAAGTCATTATGATTGGATCAGTAGGAACAACACTAGGCTGGTTTCTGACTATTTTAGCTAATTTGCCTAATGCAGCTATTCCTTGGTTAACATTTGCTGGTATTTTATTGGTAGAGATTGCTTCTAGTTTTTATGGTCCTGCCTATGAAGCCATGTTGATTGATTTGACTGATGAGAGTAATCGTCGATTTGTTTACACCATCAATTATTGGTTTATCAATATTGCCGTCATGTTTGGTGCAGGGCTATCTGGGCTTTTTTATGACCACCATTTTTTAGCCTTGTTAGTTGCCTTATTACTCGTCAATGTACTTTGTTTTGGCGTTGCTTATTATTATTTTGATGAGACCAGACCAGAGACACACGCTTTTGACCATGGTAAAGGCTTGCTGGATAGTTTTCAGAACTATCGTCAGGTGTTTCATGATCGTGCCTTTGTCTTGTTTACCTTAGGTGCCATCTTTTCTGGTAGTATCTGGATGCAAATGGATAACTATGTGCCAGTACATTTGAAACTGTATTTTCAGCCAACTACCGTGTTAGGTTTCCAGGTAACTAGTTCTAAAATGTTGTCATTAATGGTTTTTACCAATACATTGTTGATTGTTCTTTTCATGACAATAGTGAATAAATTAACTGAAAAATGGAAACTATTGCCTCAACTTGTGATTGGTTCTTTAGTATTTACTCTAGGTATGCTCTTGGCATTTACCTTTACGCAGCTCTATGCTATCTGGCTATCAGTTGTTTTGCTAACTTTTGGGGAAATGATAAACGTCCCTGCTAGTCAAGTCTTACGCGCTAATATGATGGATCATTCCAAAATAGGCTCTTACACAGGCTTTGTGTCAATGGCACACCCCCTAGGAGCTATTTTAGCTAGCCTACTAGTATCTGTCAGCCATTTTACAGGTCCTTTAGGCGTGCAATGTTTATTTGTAGTCATTGCTTTGCTAGGAGTTTATTTTACGGTTGTTTCTGCAAAAATGAAAAAGGTGTAA
- a CDS encoding DUF1292 domain-containing protein, translated as MAHNHEHDNEHELITLVDEQGNETLFEILLTIDGREEFGKNYVLLVPAGSEEDESGEVEIQAYSFTENEDGTEGDLQPIPEDSDAEWDMIEEVFNSFLDED; from the coding sequence ATGGCACATAATCATGAACATGATAACGAGCACGAACTCATCACACTTGTGGATGAACAAGGGAATGAAACGTTATTTGAAATTTTGTTAACCATTGATGGCCGCGAAGAATTTGGTAAAAACTATGTTCTTTTGGTGCCAGCTGGTTCTGAAGAAGATGAATCTGGTGAAGTTGAAATTCAAGCCTACTCATTCACAGAAAATGAAGACGGGACAGAAGGTGATTTACAACCAATTCCTGAAGATTCAGATGCTGAATGGGACATGATTGAAGAAGTGTTCAATAGTTTTTTAGATGAAGACTAA
- a CDS encoding VOC family protein, with protein sequence MNLNQTDLIVSDVPKATQALASLLNLAVDCADEHFAQFTLGSHCLMVSDNPLKPITSLHGGIILHIEVDCVDKEVERLKSSGFTINNGPVKTAWGTYSVWVEGPEGVMLDFYQFSED encoded by the coding sequence ATGAATCTTAACCAAACGGATCTTATTGTTTCAGATGTTCCAAAGGCTACCCAAGCTTTGGCATCACTGCTTAACTTAGCTGTGGATTGTGCAGATGAGCATTTTGCACAGTTCACTTTAGGTAGTCATTGTTTAATGGTATCAGATAACCCCCTCAAACCCATTACGTCACTTCACGGAGGTATCATTCTTCATATTGAAGTTGACTGTGTTGACAAGGAAGTTGAACGCTTAAAATCCTCAGGTTTTACTATTAATAATGGTCCAGTCAAGACGGCATGGGGAACCTACTCGGTCTGGGTGGAAGGACCAGAGGGTGTGATGCTTGATTTCTACCAATTTAGTGAAGACTAG